In Streptomyces ambofaciens ATCC 23877, a single genomic region encodes these proteins:
- a CDS encoding sugar O-acetyltransferase — translation MTTDPRETEVRRRMEAHELYSDGAPGLEGLAEERLRGKELADAYNRTGARDEEGRRAVLKELLASVGSGVWIEPPLHVAYGNRVHLGDDVYANFGLTLVDDVEVFVGDRVMFAPHVTVSTTGHPVHPDLRRDGTQFSAPVRIEDDVWIGAGAVLMPGVTVGRGSVVGAGSVVTAHVPPMVVVAGSPARVIREITDADREWVHRPPRTARRAGE, via the coding sequence ATGACGACCGACCCGCGCGAGACCGAGGTCCGCCGCAGGATGGAGGCGCACGAGCTCTACTCGGACGGCGCGCCGGGCCTGGAGGGGCTGGCGGAGGAGCGTCTGCGCGGCAAGGAGCTGGCCGACGCCTACAACCGGACCGGGGCCCGGGACGAGGAGGGCCGCCGGGCCGTCCTGAAGGAGCTGCTCGCCTCCGTGGGCAGCGGCGTGTGGATCGAGCCGCCGCTGCACGTGGCCTACGGCAACCGAGTGCACCTGGGCGACGACGTGTACGCCAACTTCGGCCTCACCCTCGTCGACGACGTCGAGGTCTTCGTCGGGGACCGGGTGATGTTCGCCCCGCACGTGACCGTCAGCACCACCGGGCACCCCGTCCACCCGGACCTGCGCAGGGACGGAACGCAGTTCTCCGCGCCGGTGCGCATCGAGGACGACGTGTGGATCGGGGCCGGCGCGGTGCTCATGCCCGGCGTCACCGTGGGCCGGGGATCGGTGGTCGGCGCGGGCAGTGTGGTGACAGCCCACGTGCCGCCCATGGTGGTCGTCGCCGGAAGCCCGGCGCGGGTGATACGCGAGATCACGGACGCGGACCGGGAGTGGGTCCACCGCCCGCCCCGCACCGCGCGCCGGGCCGGGGAGTGA
- a CDS encoding carbohydrate ABC transporter permease: MTTLQEPVAAEPRPAPPPTRRDRRSWTGWGFLGPFVAVFALVFLAPIAYSVYLSLFRDQLIGGNTFVGLDNYTQALQDDRFWAAIGRVSLFLAVQVPIMLGIALLVALALDSGRLYGRDFFRISIFLPYAVPAVVATLMWGFMYGTRFGLVGDINGALGVSLPDPLSPDLVLASIGNIVTWEFVGYNMLIFYAALRVIPHSLYEAAQIDGAGQIRVITAIKLPAIRGALVIATIFSIIGSFQLFNEPSILQPLAPNALTTDYTPNFYTYSLSFNGQQHNYSATVAIVMGLITMVIAYVVQLRGMRKGV, from the coding sequence ATGACGACGCTGCAAGAGCCGGTGGCCGCCGAGCCGCGGCCCGCCCCGCCCCCGACGAGGCGGGACCGCCGCTCCTGGACGGGGTGGGGCTTCCTCGGCCCCTTCGTGGCCGTGTTCGCCCTGGTCTTCCTCGCGCCGATCGCGTACTCGGTGTACCTGAGCCTCTTCCGCGACCAGCTCATCGGCGGGAACACGTTCGTCGGTCTGGACAACTACACCCAGGCGCTCCAGGACGACCGGTTCTGGGCCGCGATCGGCCGGGTGTCGCTCTTCCTGGCGGTACAGGTGCCGATCATGCTCGGCATCGCGCTGCTGGTCGCCCTGGCGCTGGACAGCGGACGGCTGTACGGCCGGGACTTCTTCCGCATCTCCATCTTCCTGCCGTACGCCGTGCCCGCCGTGGTGGCCACCCTGATGTGGGGCTTCATGTACGGCACCCGCTTCGGCCTGGTCGGCGACATCAACGGCGCGCTCGGCGTCTCGCTGCCCGACCCGCTCTCCCCCGATCTGGTGCTCGCCTCCATCGGCAACATCGTGACCTGGGAGTTCGTCGGCTACAACATGCTGATCTTCTACGCGGCGCTGCGCGTGATCCCGCACTCGCTGTACGAGGCGGCCCAGATCGACGGCGCCGGCCAGATCCGCGTGATCACCGCCATCAAGCTCCCGGCCATCCGCGGGGCCCTGGTGATCGCGACGATCTTCTCGATCATCGGCAGCTTCCAGCTCTTCAACGAGCCCAGCATCCTGCAGCCGTTGGCCCCCAACGCCCTCACCACCGACTACACGCCGAACTTCTACACGTACTCGCTGTCCTTCAACGGCCAGCAGCACAACTACTCCGCGACGGTCGCCATCGTCATGGGGCTGATCACCATGGTCATCGCCTACGTCGTCCAGCTGCGCGGCATGCGCAAGGGAGTGTGA
- a CDS encoding beta-galactosidase yields MISTLLSRLQDGADGAPVPRLGFGADYNPEQWPREVWEEDVRLMREAGVNIVSVGIFSWARLQPGPDVWDFAWLDDVMDLLHRNGVGVDLATATASPPPWLTTAHPEILPVTDRGETLWPGARQHWRPTSPVFREHALRLVREMATRYAGHPALVAWHVNNELGCHNVYDFSDDAARAFRDWLRARYTTLDALNHAWGTAFWSQRYSDWEQILPPRLAASHPNPTQQLDFKRFSSDALKDHLRAERRVLRELTPDVPVTTNFMVMPGTKGMNYADWADEVDFVANDHYVVPSGRERDELSFSANLTSGIAGGRPWFLMEHSTSAVNWQPVNLAKRPGELARDSLTHVAHGADAVCFFQWRQSAAGAEKYHSAMVPHAGADSDLFRAVTALGDTLKALAPVAGSEREPAEVGILFDWESWWASEQDSHPTSLLDYHREALDWYSALLSLGVRADVVTTGADLSRHRMLIAPVLHLVPAELAKDLTRYAEQGGHLVTTYFSGVVDENDHIWLGGYPGALRDLLGIRVEEFGPLPAGQSVELDDASTGTLWTDHITVTAPRTEVLAGYRTGPHAGRPAVTRRAAGSGSAAYVSTRLGAEGLASLLPRLLEPAGVTSELPAAVHGSVEATVRRGPGGRFLFLVNRTDEAVTVPGLAGEVLVGATGGDGSVVLGPRDVAVLRTSAA; encoded by the coding sequence ATGATCTCCACCCTCCTGTCCCGTCTCCAGGACGGGGCGGACGGTGCGCCCGTCCCCCGTCTGGGCTTCGGCGCCGACTACAACCCCGAGCAGTGGCCGAGGGAGGTGTGGGAGGAGGACGTCCGGCTGATGCGCGAGGCCGGCGTGAACATCGTGTCCGTGGGCATCTTCTCCTGGGCCCGGCTCCAGCCGGGGCCCGACGTCTGGGACTTCGCCTGGCTGGACGACGTCATGGACCTGCTGCACCGCAACGGCGTAGGGGTCGACCTCGCCACCGCCACCGCGTCCCCGCCGCCGTGGCTGACCACGGCGCATCCGGAGATCCTCCCGGTGACCGACCGGGGCGAGACGCTGTGGCCGGGCGCTCGCCAGCACTGGCGCCCCACCTCGCCGGTCTTCCGCGAGCACGCCCTGCGCCTGGTCAGGGAGATGGCGACCCGCTACGCCGGCCATCCGGCCCTGGTCGCCTGGCACGTCAACAACGAGCTGGGCTGCCACAACGTGTACGACTTCTCGGACGACGCGGCCCGCGCCTTCCGCGACTGGCTGCGCGCGCGGTACACCACGCTGGACGCCCTCAACCACGCCTGGGGTACGGCGTTCTGGTCGCAGCGCTACAGCGACTGGGAGCAGATCCTGCCGCCGCGGCTGGCGGCCTCCCACCCGAACCCGACCCAGCAGCTGGACTTCAAGCGCTTCTCGTCGGACGCGTTGAAGGACCACCTGCGCGCGGAGCGCCGGGTGCTGCGGGAGCTGACCCCGGACGTCCCCGTCACCACCAACTTCATGGTGATGCCCGGCACCAAGGGCATGAACTACGCGGACTGGGCGGACGAGGTGGACTTCGTCGCCAACGACCACTACGTCGTGCCGAGCGGCCGGGAACGCGACGAGCTGTCGTTCTCGGCGAACCTCACCAGTGGGATCGCCGGCGGCCGGCCCTGGTTCCTGATGGAGCACTCGACGAGCGCGGTGAACTGGCAGCCGGTCAACCTGGCCAAGCGACCGGGTGAGCTGGCCCGGGACTCGCTGACGCACGTGGCCCACGGCGCGGACGCGGTCTGCTTCTTCCAGTGGCGCCAGTCCGCGGCCGGCGCCGAGAAGTACCACTCGGCGATGGTCCCGCACGCCGGCGCCGACAGCGACCTGTTCCGCGCGGTGACCGCGCTCGGCGACACCCTGAAGGCCCTGGCGCCGGTCGCGGGCAGCGAGCGGGAGCCCGCCGAGGTCGGCATCCTCTTCGACTGGGAGTCGTGGTGGGCGAGCGAGCAGGACTCGCACCCCACGTCGCTGCTCGACTACCACCGGGAGGCGCTCGACTGGTACTCCGCGCTGCTCTCCCTGGGCGTCCGCGCCGACGTCGTCACCACCGGCGCCGACCTGAGCCGCCACCGGATGCTGATCGCGCCCGTACTGCACCTGGTCCCGGCCGAGCTCGCCAAGGACCTCACCCGCTACGCCGAGCAGGGCGGCCACCTGGTCACCACGTACTTCTCCGGTGTCGTCGACGAGAACGACCACATCTGGCTCGGCGGCTACCCGGGCGCCCTGCGGGACCTGCTCGGCATCCGCGTCGAGGAGTTCGGCCCGCTGCCCGCCGGGCAGTCCGTGGAGCTGGACGACGCGAGCACCGGCACCCTGTGGACCGACCACATCACGGTCACCGCACCGCGGACCGAGGTGCTGGCCGGCTACCGCACCGGCCCGCACGCGGGCCGCCCGGCCGTCACCCGGCGCGCGGCCGGCAGCGGTTCGGCCGCCTACGTCTCGACGCGGCTCGGCGCCGAGGGTCTGGCCTCGCTGCTGCCGCGGCTGCTCGAACCGGCCGGGGTGACGAGCGAGCTGCCCGCCGCCGTCCACGGATCGGTGGAGGCCACCGTGCGGCGCGGCCCCGGCGGCCGGTTCCTGTTCCTGGTCAACCGGACCGACGAGGCCGTGACCGTCCCCGGGCTCGCCGGCGAGGTCCTGGTGGGCGCCACCGGAGGCGACGGCTCCGTCGTCCTCGGCCCCAGGGACGTCGCCGTGCTGCGCACGTCCGCCGCCTGA
- a CDS encoding SAM-dependent methyltransferase: protein MTTDHSQPPLIDTSRAHPARVYDWLLGGKDNYPVDEAVGETLPPEARDAARQNRAFMNRAVAHLAARGIDQFLDIGTGIPTEPNLHQIVQRTVPAARVVYADNDPIVLRHAEALLVSSPEGATDYIQGDVREPGEIVRRAREILDFDRPVALSLIALMHFVPDDQDAHGIVRGLVETLPSGSHLILSHAAIDLFPELAEQVIAQYAKGGIRLGFRTRAEVARFFEGLELLPPGLVTATEWYGADQERPAPEESGIYAGVARIP, encoded by the coding sequence ATGACGACGGACCATTCCCAGCCTCCCCTCATCGACACCAGCCGGGCGCACCCGGCCCGGGTCTACGACTGGCTGCTGGGGGGCAAGGACAACTACCCCGTCGACGAGGCGGTGGGCGAGACGCTGCCTCCCGAGGCGCGGGACGCGGCGCGGCAGAACCGCGCGTTCATGAACCGTGCCGTGGCGCACCTGGCCGCCCGGGGCATCGACCAGTTCCTGGACATCGGCACGGGCATCCCGACCGAGCCCAACCTCCACCAGATCGTCCAGCGGACGGTTCCGGCCGCCAGGGTCGTCTACGCCGACAACGACCCGATCGTGCTGCGGCACGCGGAGGCGTTGCTGGTCAGCAGCCCCGAGGGCGCCACGGACTACATCCAGGGCGACGTGCGCGAGCCGGGGGAGATCGTGCGCCGCGCGCGGGAGATCCTGGACTTCGACCGGCCCGTCGCTCTCTCGCTGATCGCCCTGATGCACTTCGTACCGGACGACCAGGACGCCCACGGCATCGTCCGCGGACTGGTCGAGACCCTCCCGTCAGGAAGCCACCTGATCCTGTCGCACGCGGCGATCGACCTCTTCCCCGAGCTGGCGGAGCAGGTGATCGCCCAGTACGCCAAGGGCGGCATCCGCCTGGGCTTCCGCACCCGGGCGGAGGTGGCCCGCTTCTTCGAGGGACTGGAGCTGTTGCCGCCCGGGCTGGTCACCGCCACCGAGTGGTACGGCGCGGACCAGGAGCGGCCCGCGCCGGAGGAGAGCGGCATCTACGCGGGCGTCGCCCGCATCCCCTGA
- a CDS encoding carbohydrate ABC transporter permease, producing MTSPVVTVSDRSATAPSGASGSTPRLRTPRRRHSPGRPRRSVLLTVLTGLVLLYSLVPLVWLAISATKTQEGLSRSFGLWFDSDFALWENISETFTYNDGVFTRWLLNTLLYVVLGAGGATFLAVLGGYALAKFDFPGRRAVFAVVIGAVAVPGTALAVPTFLMFSEMGLTNTPWAVIIPSLISPFGLYLMWVFASEAIPTELMEAARIDGAGEVRTFFRVALPLLAPGIVTVLLFTMVATWNNYFLPLVMLKDPDWYPLTLGLNSWNAQAATAGGEAVFNLVVTGSLITILPLIAAFLLLQKYWQSGLAAGSVKE from the coding sequence ATGACCAGTCCCGTCGTCACCGTCTCCGACCGTTCCGCGACCGCGCCGTCCGGCGCTTCGGGCTCCACCCCCAGGCTGCGCACCCCACGGCGCCGGCACTCCCCCGGCAGGCCCCGGCGCAGCGTCCTGCTGACCGTCCTCACCGGGCTGGTGCTCCTGTACAGCCTGGTGCCGTTGGTCTGGCTCGCCATCAGCGCCACCAAGACGCAGGAGGGCCTGTCCCGCTCCTTCGGCCTGTGGTTCGACAGCGACTTCGCGCTGTGGGAGAACATCAGCGAGACCTTCACCTACAACGACGGCGTCTTCACCCGCTGGCTCCTGAACACCCTGCTGTACGTGGTGCTCGGCGCGGGCGGGGCCACCTTCCTCGCCGTGCTCGGCGGCTACGCGCTCGCCAAGTTCGACTTCCCCGGCCGACGGGCCGTCTTCGCCGTCGTCATCGGCGCGGTGGCGGTGCCCGGTACGGCGCTGGCGGTGCCCACCTTCCTCATGTTCAGCGAGATGGGGCTCACCAACACGCCCTGGGCGGTGATCATCCCGTCCCTGATCTCGCCCTTCGGCCTGTACCTGATGTGGGTGTTCGCGAGCGAGGCCATCCCGACCGAACTGATGGAGGCGGCCCGCATCGACGGCGCGGGCGAGGTGCGTACCTTCTTCCGGGTCGCCCTGCCGCTGCTGGCCCCCGGCATCGTCACCGTCCTGCTGTTCACCATGGTCGCGACCTGGAACAACTACTTCCTGCCGCTGGTCATGCTCAAGGACCCCGACTGGTATCCGCTGACCCTGGGCCTCAACAGCTGGAACGCCCAGGCCGCGACCGCCGGCGGTGAGGCCGTCTTCAACCTGGTCGTCACCGGTTCCCTCATCACCATCCTGCCGCTGATCGCCGCGTTCCTGCTGCTCCAGAAGTACTGGCAGTCCGGACTCGCCGCCGGAAGCGTCAAGGAGTAA
- a CDS encoding glycoside hydrolase, translating into MARRTRSRRLLGAAALTALATGAALISVPAQAEPAAAAASVTVRPDPSYQQERFEGWGTSLVWFANATGDYPSEIREKLARLLFGDDGLGLNIARYNIGGGNAPDVRDYLRAGGAVEGWWKAPAGTTREDTDWWSADDPADWNEDADATQRWWVERIKDDIDHWETFSNSPPWFMTVSGYVSGGFDSSADQLKSESVDDFAAYVAGATRRLEKAEGIEVDTVDPFNEPNTSYWGTRLGADGEPVGGRQEGAHMGPELQRKVLRALAPALRKAKVGADISAMDETNPGTFAQNWNAYAPADRDLVDQMNVHTYGTGQRTTVRDLSKAADKPLWMSEVGGDWGDGQDFEDMRPGLGLAQQIVDDLRELEPRAWVFWQPVEDYDNMKPGGESAKGGNWGSIQLPFDCTAEDTLETCPIRTNTKFDTARNFTHFIKPGDRLIRTDDTSSAAAVTRDGKGASLVHVNRTGEARTVTVDLSKFRDVSRGATVTPVVTSADGKLVRQAPVRVSDRTATVTVPAQSVTSFAIKGVSGVAKDAAPLRKGHTYTLTGVQSGKAVTVGENGTDLVLGTEAGAGAQRWRLSAVRQDSGVLDRHVFTNPQDGTRLAVRDDVPVTEPDTGKRDRAAEWIMSTTGDGTWTLVNAGTGRLLEVGGQATHEGAAVTTWPPNSGANQRWTVTDVTTRHTG; encoded by the coding sequence ATGGCACGCCGTACCCGCAGCAGACGCCTCCTCGGGGCCGCCGCCCTCACCGCCCTGGCCACGGGGGCCGCCCTGATCAGCGTCCCCGCCCAGGCCGAACCCGCCGCGGCCGCCGCCTCGGTCACCGTACGGCCGGACCCGTCGTACCAGCAGGAGAGGTTCGAGGGCTGGGGCACCAGCCTGGTCTGGTTCGCCAACGCCACCGGCGACTACCCGTCCGAGATCCGGGAGAAGCTGGCCCGGCTCCTCTTCGGCGACGACGGCCTGGGGCTGAACATCGCCCGTTACAACATCGGCGGCGGCAACGCGCCGGACGTCCGGGACTACCTGCGGGCCGGCGGCGCCGTCGAGGGCTGGTGGAAGGCGCCCGCGGGCACCACCCGCGAGGACACCGACTGGTGGAGCGCCGACGACCCGGCCGACTGGAACGAGGACGCCGACGCGACCCAGCGCTGGTGGGTCGAGCGCATCAAGGACGACATCGACCACTGGGAGACGTTCAGCAACTCCCCGCCCTGGTTCATGACCGTCAGCGGCTACGTCTCCGGCGGCTTCGACTCCTCGGCCGACCAGCTGAAGTCCGAGTCGGTCGACGACTTCGCCGCCTACGTGGCCGGGGCGACCCGGCGGCTGGAGAAGGCGGAGGGCATCGAGGTCGACACCGTCGATCCGTTCAACGAGCCCAACACCTCGTACTGGGGCACACGGCTGGGCGCGGACGGCGAGCCCGTCGGCGGTCGGCAGGAGGGCGCCCACATGGGGCCCGAGCTCCAGCGCAAGGTCCTGCGGGCCCTGGCCCCCGCGTTGAGGAAGGCGAAGGTCGGGGCGGACATCTCGGCGATGGACGAGACCAACCCGGGCACCTTCGCGCAGAACTGGAACGCCTACGCGCCGGCCGACCGCGACCTCGTCGACCAGATGAACGTCCACACCTACGGCACCGGGCAGCGCACCACCGTGCGGGACCTGTCCAAGGCCGCGGACAAGCCGCTGTGGATGAGCGAGGTCGGCGGCGACTGGGGCGACGGCCAGGACTTCGAGGACATGCGGCCCGGCCTCGGACTCGCCCAGCAGATCGTCGACGATCTGCGTGAACTGGAGCCGCGCGCCTGGGTGTTCTGGCAGCCCGTCGAGGACTACGACAACATGAAGCCGGGTGGTGAGTCGGCGAAGGGCGGCAACTGGGGCAGCATCCAGCTCCCGTTCGACTGCACCGCCGAGGACACCCTCGAGACGTGCCCGATCCGCACCAACACCAAGTTCGACACCGCGCGCAACTTCACCCACTTCATCAAGCCCGGCGACCGGCTCATCAGGACCGACGACACCTCCAGCGCCGCCGCCGTCACCCGCGACGGCAAGGGCGCCTCGCTCGTCCACGTCAACCGCACCGGCGAGGCCCGCACGGTCACCGTCGACCTGTCGAAGTTCCGCGACGTGAGCCGTGGGGCCACCGTCACCCCGGTCGTGACCAGCGCCGACGGCAAGCTCGTACGGCAGGCCCCGGTCAGGGTGAGCGACCGCACGGCCACCGTCACCGTGCCGGCCCAGTCCGTCACCTCCTTCGCGATCAAGGGTGTCTCGGGCGTCGCGAAGGACGCCGCCCCGCTGCGCAAGGGCCACACCTACACCCTGACCGGCGTCCAGAGCGGCAAGGCCGTCACCGTCGGGGAGAACGGCACGGACCTGGTCCTCGGCACCGAGGCCGGCGCCGGCGCCCAGCGGTGGCGGCTGAGCGCGGTGCGCCAGGACAGCGGCGTCCTCGACCGCCACGTGTTCACCAACCCGCAGGACGGGACGCGGCTGGCCGTGCGCGACGACGTCCCGGTGACCGAACCCGACACCGGCAAGCGCGACCGGGCCGCGGAATGGATCATGTCGACCACCGGTGACGGCACCTGGACCCTGGTCAACGCGGGCACCGGGCGCCTGCTCGAGGTCGGCGGCCAGGCGACGCACGAGGGTGCCGCCGTCACGACGTGGCCGCCCAACTCCGGCGCCAACCAGCGCTGGACGGTGACCGACGTGACCACCCGGCACACCGGCTGA
- a CDS encoding ribonuclease BN → MNRFWQPFHRVWDRLAASSLVRRGRDLELMHRAMGFATLALVTLAPLLIVVAAFDPLGRGGFASWLSDGMGLSGRSARVLTDIFSPPPKVVGTTSVWGGIALAVFGVSFAASVQNGYERIWELPSGPWHRVWRQLTWVIALTAYLYQEVQTRTALHGSLRIALSTATGILFFWWGQHFLLGSQVRWRDLLPGAIATVVGLIGLRGFSYLVFTPLILDNAISYGTVGIVLVVESWLIGVGFVVFGGAMVGHWFCEHHWWTRNIDRVDRD, encoded by the coding sequence GTGAACCGGTTCTGGCAGCCGTTCCACCGAGTGTGGGACCGGCTGGCCGCGTCCTCCCTCGTCCGGCGGGGCCGGGACCTGGAGCTGATGCACCGGGCCATGGGATTCGCCACCCTCGCGCTGGTCACACTGGCGCCACTGCTGATCGTGGTGGCCGCCTTCGACCCGCTGGGACGCGGCGGCTTCGCCTCCTGGCTGTCCGACGGCATGGGACTGTCCGGCCGGTCCGCCCGTGTGCTGACCGACATCTTCAGTCCACCGCCCAAAGTGGTCGGCACGACGAGCGTGTGGGGCGGTATCGCGCTCGCGGTCTTCGGCGTGTCCTTCGCGGCGAGCGTGCAGAACGGCTACGAGCGCATCTGGGAGCTCCCCTCCGGCCCGTGGCACCGCGTCTGGCGGCAGCTGACCTGGGTGATCGCGCTGACCGCCTACCTCTACCAGGAGGTGCAGACGCGGACCGCCCTGCACGGGTCGCTGCGGATCGCCCTGTCCACGGCGACGGGAATCCTGTTCTTCTGGTGGGGTCAGCACTTCCTGCTGGGCAGCCAGGTGCGCTGGCGGGACCTGCTGCCCGGGGCGATCGCGACCGTGGTGGGCCTGATCGGCCTGCGTGGCTTCTCCTACCTCGTCTTCACGCCGCTCATCCTCGACAACGCGATCAGCTACGGCACGGTCGGCATCGTCCTGGTGGTGGAGTCCTGGCTGATCGGGGTCGGGTTCGTCGTCTTCGGCGGTGCGATGGTCGGCCACTGGTTCTGCGAGCACCACTGGTGGACCCGGAACATCGACCGCGTCGACCGGGACTGA
- a CDS encoding ABC transporter substrate-binding protein, with amino-acid sequence MPKHSRRLLRALGLVCTLALGATACGGSDDGDPDQKAVSPADVQAALKKGGTITVWAWEPTLEQVATDFEKEHPGVKVELVNAGTNNDQYTALQNAISAKKGVPDVAQIEYYAMGQYALTKQLTDLKAFGAGKLSAQYSPGPWNGVRAGGEGVYALPMDSGPMALFYNKTVFDKHGIEVPTTWAEYLDAARELRKADPKAYITADTGDAGFATSMLWQAGSRPYTVDGTEVKIDFSDQGAKTFTDTWQQLIDEKLLAPVTSWTDEWYKGLGDGTIATLATGAWMPANLASGVKNAAGDWRVAPLPQWKTGGKTSAENGGSALALPELGDNEALAYAFVEYANAGKGVQTRLGNGAFPATTADLQSTKFQETAFPYFGGQKANKIFAESAASVPDDWSYLPYQVYANSIFNDTVGKAYVSGTTLTEGLRSWQEASVKYGNEQGFTVGK; translated from the coding sequence ATGCCCAAGCACTCGCGCCGCCTGCTGCGCGCCCTAGGCCTCGTCTGCACCCTCGCCCTCGGGGCGACCGCCTGCGGCGGCTCCGACGACGGGGACCCGGACCAGAAGGCGGTCTCCCCGGCGGACGTCCAAGCCGCCCTGAAGAAGGGCGGCACCATCACCGTCTGGGCGTGGGAGCCCACACTCGAACAGGTGGCGACCGACTTCGAGAAGGAGCACCCCGGCGTCAAGGTGGAGCTCGTCAACGCGGGCACCAACAACGACCAGTACACCGCGCTGCAGAACGCGATCTCCGCGAAGAAGGGCGTCCCCGACGTCGCCCAGATCGAGTACTACGCCATGGGCCAGTACGCCCTGACCAAGCAGCTCACCGACCTCAAGGCGTTCGGCGCGGGCAAGCTCTCCGCGCAGTACTCCCCCGGCCCGTGGAACGGTGTGCGGGCCGGCGGCGAGGGCGTCTACGCCCTGCCGATGGACTCCGGCCCGATGGCCCTGTTCTACAACAAGACCGTCTTCGACAAGCACGGCATCGAGGTGCCCACCACCTGGGCCGAGTACCTGGACGCCGCCCGCGAGCTGCGCAAGGCCGATCCGAAGGCGTACATCACCGCGGACACCGGTGACGCGGGCTTCGCCACCAGCATGCTCTGGCAGGCCGGTTCGCGCCCCTACACGGTCGACGGCACCGAGGTGAAGATCGACTTCTCGGACCAGGGCGCCAAGACCTTCACCGACACCTGGCAGCAGCTCATCGACGAGAAGCTGCTCGCTCCCGTCACCAGCTGGACCGACGAGTGGTACAAGGGCCTCGGCGACGGCACCATCGCGACCCTGGCCACCGGCGCCTGGATGCCCGCCAACCTCGCCTCGGGAGTGAAGAACGCCGCCGGTGACTGGCGCGTCGCCCCGCTGCCCCAGTGGAAGACGGGCGGGAAGACCAGCGCCGAGAACGGCGGCAGCGCGCTCGCCCTGCCCGAGCTGGGCGACAACGAGGCGCTGGCCTACGCCTTCGTCGAGTACGCCAACGCCGGCAAGGGCGTGCAGACCCGACTCGGCAACGGCGCCTTCCCGGCGACCACCGCGGACCTGCAGTCCACGAAGTTCCAGGAGACCGCGTTCCCCTACTTCGGCGGCCAGAAGGCCAACAAGATCTTCGCCGAGTCGGCCGCGAGCGTCCCCGACGACTGGTCGTACCTGCCCTACCAGGTGTACGCGAACTCGATCTTCAACGACACCGTCGGCAAGGCCTACGTGTCCGGCACCACGCTGACCGAGGGACTGCGGTCCTGGCAGGAGGCGTCCGTCAAGTACGGCAACGAGCAGGGCTTCACCGTAGGCAAGTAG
- a CDS encoding LacI family DNA-binding transcriptional regulator → MADVARLAGVSSQTVSRVSNGYAGVNEETRRQVLAAMKELGYRPNSAARALKRGEFRTIGVITFSLATTGNVRTLEAIATSAAAEGYAVTLLPVAVPTQDEVRGAFSRLEELAVDAVIVIMEVHLLDAVTLQLPPHVQVVVVDSDAGEHYTVVDTDQAGGTRAAVRHLLELGHETVWHLGGPEGSFAAQRRTDAWRRTLTEAGRTPPPLFRGDWSAESGYRAGLELAAREECTAVFAANDQMALGLMRALHERGRRVPGDVSVIGFDDIPEAGSFLPPLTTVHQDFAEVGRLCVQAVLRKMRQEGPERGTTLVPTRLVTRASAAPPPVRG, encoded by the coding sequence ATGGCGGATGTGGCCCGGCTGGCGGGAGTCTCCTCGCAGACCGTCTCCCGCGTCTCCAACGGCTATGCGGGAGTGAACGAGGAGACCCGGCGGCAGGTGCTGGCGGCCATGAAGGAGCTGGGCTACCGGCCCAACAGCGCGGCCAGGGCCCTCAAGCGCGGCGAGTTCCGCACCATCGGGGTCATCACCTTCTCGCTGGCGACCACGGGCAACGTCCGGACCCTGGAGGCCATCGCGACCTCGGCGGCGGCCGAGGGCTACGCGGTGACGCTGCTGCCGGTCGCCGTCCCGACCCAGGACGAGGTGCGCGGCGCGTTCTCCCGGCTGGAGGAGCTCGCCGTCGACGCGGTGATCGTCATCATGGAGGTCCACCTGCTGGACGCGGTGACCCTTCAGCTGCCGCCCCACGTACAGGTCGTGGTGGTCGACTCCGACGCCGGTGAGCACTACACGGTCGTCGACACCGACCAGGCCGGCGGCACCCGCGCCGCGGTGCGCCATCTGCTGGAGCTCGGGCACGAGACGGTGTGGCACCTGGGCGGCCCCGAGGGCTCCTTCGCGGCGCAGCGCCGTACGGACGCCTGGCGGCGCACGCTCACCGAGGCCGGCCGCACCCCGCCGCCGCTGTTCCGGGGCGACTGGTCGGCCGAGTCCGGCTACCGCGCCGGTCTGGAGCTCGCCGCCCGCGAGGAGTGCACGGCCGTCTTCGCGGCCAACGACCAGATGGCCCTCGGCCTGATGCGCGCCCTGCACGAACGCGGCCGGCGGGTCCCCGGGGACGTCAGCGTCATCGGCTTCGACGACATCCCGGAGGCGGGCTCCTTCCTGCCGCCGCTGACCACGGTGCACCAGGACTTCGCCGAGGTGGGCAGGCTCTGCGTGCAGGCGGTGCTGCGCAAGATGCGTCAGGAGGGGCCGGAGCGGGGCACGACGCTGGTGCCGACCCGGCTGGTGACCCGGGCGAGCGCGGCGCCGCCGCCCGTGCGGGGGTGA